GTTGCCGGATCCGCGCCTAAAGCGGTTGGCGGAGATTTTCGGTTCCGAGCGCATATTGCCAGCCACCGTATCCTTCGTGGATATCGCCGGCATTGTCAAAGGTGCCTCCAAGGGTGAAGGTATGGGCAACGCCTTTTTGGCCAACATCCGCGAAGCCGACGCAATTTGTCAGGTCGTGCGAGCTTTTTCCGATGACAACGTCATTCACGTCGACGGCAAGGTGGATCCGGGCAGCGACATTTCGGTGATCAACACCGAGCTGATCCTCGCCGATTTGCAGACGATTGAAAAGGCCCTGCCGCGCCTTGAAAAAGAAGCCCGCACGGCCAAGGACCTAGCCGCCACAGTCGCGGAGGTCAAGAAAGCCCAGGAAATTTTAGAGTCCGACCGCACGCTGTTCGCCGCGGCGAAAGCCGGGGAGATCGACCTCGCTTTGCTGCGCGAACTGCACCTGATGACCGCCAAGCCTTTCCTTTACGTATTTAACTCTGACGAGTCCGTGCTAAGCGACGACACCCGCAAAACCGAGCTACGCAACTTAGTTGCCCCGGCCAAGGCCGTGTTCCTCGACGCCCAAAGCGAAACCGAGCTGCTTGAACTCGACGAGGACGAAGCCGCTGAGCTTCTCGCCGCCGTCGGCCAGGACGAACCGGGCTTGCAGACCTTGGCCAAGGCCGGGTTTGAAACTCTCGGCCTGCAGACTTACCTCACCGCAGGGCCGAAGGAGGCCCGCGCCTGGACTATCCACCAAGGCGACACCGCCCCTAAAGCTGCTGGCGTGATCCACACCGACTTTGAGAAAGGCTTCATCAAAGCCGAGATCGTCAGCTTCACCGACCTCGACGAGCTCGGCTCCATGGCCGAAGCCCGCGCCCACGGCAAAGTCCGCCAAGAAGGCAAAGACTACGTCATGGCCGATGGTGACGTGGTCGAGTTCCGAACGGGGCTGACGTCTAAGAAGTAGACTGGAGGCATGAACCAGCCTCCTTCCTCGCCCGTCCGCGCCGCTATCTACCTGCGTATCTCTCTCGACCGTGAGATGGACGGGCTCGCTATCGAGCGACAGCGGGAAGACTGTGAGAATCTCGCGAAGTACCGCCGCTGGGAGGTCGTGGAGACGAACGTCGATCAGTCAATATCAGCCTCAGATAAGACCAAGAAGCGGCCTGCTTACCTGCGGATGATCTCTGATTACGAGGCTGGTCTCCTTGACGCCATAGTTTGCTACGACCTGGATCGGCTCACTCGCCAGCCTCGGGAACTCGAAGACTGGATAGATAGAGCCGAATCCCGTGGCCTGCTCCTCGTGACCGCGAACGGTGATGCTGATTTCAGCACCGACGGCGGGCGGATGTACGCCCGTATCAAGGCAGCCGTGGCCCGTGCTGAGGTCGAGCGCAAGGGAGCTCGGCAGTCCCGTGCGCACGTCCAGCGTGCTCGCCAGGGACGCCCGCCCAAGGGCGTCCGCCCCCTCGGCTACACGACCGCTGGCGAGCTCATCGAGCACGAGGCGGAGGCTGTCAGGGCCATCTTCGCGGCGTTCCTCCGGGGAGACTCCCTCGCAGGCATTGCGCGCGCTCTGAGCGGAGCGCAGGGCGACGGCGAGGGGTCTGGCGTGCCCCACCTGCCCTTGCACAGCCGGACGATCGTCCTGGAACGCAACGCGCGGCGTGAGGCCGAGGGGAAGAACCCCCGTCCGGTGCCTGAGGACGGCCCATGGAGCGCCTCGACCGTACTCGGGATCCTTCGGAACCCTCGCTACGCGGGCTACTCGGTCTACACCTCGAAGGACACTCGTCGGCAAGAGGCCGGAGAGTCTCGCCGCAAAGCCCTGCGGGATAACCTCGTCAAAGACGAGCACTGGGAGCTCGTCCTCGGGCAGTGGGAGCCCATCGTCGAGGCCGACGAATGGTGGACAGTTCAGAACCTCCTCGACGACCCGGCCCGGGTGACGAACCGCTCGGGCTCCACCGTCCGCAAACACCTGGGAGCAGGGCTCTTCAGGTGTGGTATGTGTGGGGAACCCGTGCGAACTCGTGCTCGCTACTACAGCTGCAAGGCAGGGCACCTCAACAGAACCCGGGACGCGATTGATGACTTCGTTCGGGCTCTTGTTGTCGAGCGGCTCGGGAGGAAGGACCTCAGGCGCCGGAGGAAGCAGGCGGATCCTGAGGTCAAGGACGCGTTCTCGGAGCGGATCGCGGAGCAGCGCGCCCGCATTGCTCGCGCTGAACGTGACTACGACTCCCAGGTCATCGAGGGTCAGGATCTCGCACGAATCCGCAAGGGCGCTCGGGCTGAGATCGCCCGCCTGGAGGCCGAACGTCTCGCCTCTGGCACCGGAACGGTGCTCCAACCGATCCTTGGGACACCAGACCCGGCAGCGGCTTTCCTTGAGGCCCCGATGGCCCTGCAACGTGCCGTCATTGACACGCTCATGACCGTGAGGCTCAGGCGTGCGAAGCAGGGCAAGAAGGGCTTCGATCCCGAGTCTGTTGAGATCGTGTGGAAGCAGTGAGATCCCCCTATCACACACAGACCGCGCCCTAGCGGGCGCGATGAGGCGAAACTGGTCAGCGCCCCTTCGGGGCGCGAGGTCATCCGTACAGGAAGGCGAGCACGTAGGGGAAGCGGGTGGGGTGTGTGTGCAGCGCTGTGTGACGCCGGTTACACATTGCTGCACACATCGCTGCACACATGCACACATCTGCACACATTGGTGTGTGTGCACTAGTTTTCGTTGGAATGCCAGGCGAAACTCGGCCCCTGCACACATGCACACATCTGAACGCATTACGTCCTCTATAGAGCAATTTTTGGGCGCTGTTCTCTCCCTATAGCAATGAGTGAGAAAGATGTGTGCAATGTGTGCATTTAACGAGTTTTCATTGAGATACCAGGCAAAACCACTGCACACATCCCTGCACACATCTCAACAAGGCCCCAACTTGTGTGCATCTCAAGGTGATGCGCCTCACAGAAAACGGCGCCTACCTACCTCGTCACCCTCCTGCTCCCTTGCTCCCTCCGATCCCTACGCAGGATGGGAGGTCTCGCTGATCCGATGAATGTTCCTGCCGCCCCGTAGGGGCGCTGTAGGTGAGGCAGACCCCTGCCGGGGTCCGAGCGACCTCCTGGAGGTCGGGCTGTTCGTGAGCGTCCTTTCCCGAGTGGACTGCCGCAGCCCGGCCTCCACCTAGCTCGGGAGGTCATCGTGAACATGAAGAACACGCAGGAAGTGCTCGAATTGTGGATCGACAGCGGCATGGCCGTGCTCGACGAGGACGGAGCTCCGTCCCTCACGGGCTTCGAGGATGCCTACCGAGGCTGGTGGGAGTCGTTCCGGGATTACCTCGCTGAGGAGGTTGCGGAGTTGCAGCGTGACTGGCCCGAGGAGGCAGTCAGGCACTTCAATTGGGACCTCTATGAGCGAGACGCGCAACACGACTACACCCTCTGCGAGGCTCAGAACGGCGGCGTCCACGTGTTCCTAGATCTGTGAACGACGAGAGACCCCCTAGCCCAGGTGGCTAGGGGGTCTCTCGTTTCTCACTCACAGCTCGGGCCCGTCATCCTCGCGATCATCCGCTGTCAACGACGGCCGAAAAGTGAGCAGGAATCGACGCCTGAAAACTGAGCAGGTCCGGGCGCCGTCCGACTGAGATCACAGGCCAAAAGCGCCTCCTTGGACAAGGATCACGACGCCCAAGATGATCAGGACGAGTGGGAACAGGATGTGTTCGGACTTCTCGAGGACCTCGTTGATACCCGGCCGGGTGGCCACGAACTTCGCAATGGCCACGAGGACTGCGACGAACAGCAGGAAGACTGCGCAGTAGGTCAGGATGCTGGCTGGACTGACACTGAGGAAGACGGGGACGTAGACACCGATGTTGTCCCCGCCATTGGCGAAGGTCACAGCCGCGACGGTCAGCGGCGCGACCTTCTTGCGGTCATCGAGCTCGTCATCGTCCTCGCCCTGCCATGCCTCCCATGCGGCGCGAAGCCCCAAGAGCAGGGGGACCAGACCGAAGTAGGGGATGGCGGATTCCGGCAGGGCCAGGCTCGCGCCCCAAGTAGTCAGGAGAGCCGCGCCAAGGATGCCCAGGAATCCCAGGTACTGACCCACGACGATGCGTCGCGTGGTTCCTGCGCGGCCAGCGCCACGAGCGAAGAACAGCGACAACACGATGACGTCGTCGATGTTGGTCGCGACGAACAGGCCGACGGCTTGGATCATGGTGGCCAACATCAGCGGACCTCCTGGCAGGCGCTATTGCTGCAGGCCGGATCGAGACAGGGTGCGGCGTCGTTCACGGCCAGTGTCACCTCGACCAGCGAAGTGAGAGCGTCGCGCAGGTGATGATCGGCGATGTCGTAGCGGACCTTGCGCCCCTGCATCTCGGCCACAACAATGCCGCAATCACGCAGGCAGGCCAGATGGTTCGACACGTTCGACCGGGTCAGGTCCAGACTCTGGGCGAGTTCGGCGGGATACGAGGGCGCATCCAGCAGGCTCAACAGGATGCGCGCTCTGGTGGGGTCAGCCAGGGCCCGTCCGATGCGGTTCAGGGCGTCAAGACGCGAAGCAATGGTCAGCATATGCTGAATAATACAGCATCAGCTGACGTGTTGATGGGTGAGCCCTGGCGCGAGGTGGGCGCCCCAGCCACGCATCTTCTTCTCTGCCCCTAGTTGTTGCGGTCTTTGGTGAGGAGTTCTCGGTGGGCGCGGGTGCGGATGCGGTCCTTGAGGATGGTCATGGAGTGGCCTGCTGAGCCCTGAGCCTGACCCCGGTCGCCCGGTCAATGAAGGTCTCAAGACGGACCCTCTATCGGGCCTTAAAAATGGCCCTCATTGACCGCCCGCTAGCGCAGATCCCATCTGGCGTTTTCATGCCCCACATCGGCCCCACTTTGGGCCTTCGTTGTCCCTGAGGTCCTCCGGGCCATTACTGGGCCATTACTGGGCCATCAATGGCCAAAGAAAGACCCCGGTCACCTCATCGGTGACCGGGGCTTTCTTGTCTCCTCCTCACAGCTCGGGCTCATCATCGCCCTCCGAGCCCCAGTCCAGGGACTCAATCTGGCCGATCATTCGGCGCTGATAATCAACGACGCTCTCGCGTTCCCGGATCCTGCCGTCGAGGCGCTCGGCTCGCTTTGCGCGCTCTTCGGGCGCCTTAGGCCTTCCGATCTTGAGGCCCTTTCCCATCATTGGCTGGATCATCGTCCTCACCTCCTTCCTCATCGCAGCTCGTCATAGATCCACTGCGAGACCCGCAGGACAAGCCAGACGAACAGCCCAGCTCCACCGAGCGTCCCGACCGCGATCAACGCTTTCGCCCACCACAGTGAGGCAGCAGCGAACGAGTCCCACGCCCAGCCGAAGAGCGGGCCGATGCCGAGCATCGAGCCCAGCCCCCACACGAGGCCGCCCACGAGCAGGAGCGAGGCGAAGAGCGGTAGCAGAGCGAGGCAGAACCTCCCGACCGCCGTCCAGCCGAGACGTCCCTCCAGGGCCTCCAGGCGGCGCTCTGCGCGACCCACAGACGCCACCAGCTCATCTCGGCCTTGTCCGTGACCCTCTCGAGCGCCTGAGCGGCCTCTGAGGCCTTCTGAGTGCCGATCACGGCGACCCGCTGCTCCACCTCATCGAGAGTGCTCTCAACGCGCTGAACAGGGCCCTCAACAGCCTGAGCGAGCCGCTCATCGAGGACTCTGACGGCGTGCTCGCTGAGGCGGTTCACGTCGATACGGACGGTTCGACCGTTGCCGACAGTCTGCTTGAGCTCACCCAAGGCCGTAGTCATCGTCTGCTGCGAGGCTTCGAGCCTCTTCATCATGCTGTGTGCTTCCAGCTCTGAGGCGCTGACTGTGGAGCCGTCGCTCGTTTTCACGACGCGCTTGTCGCTCACGGTCTCGCCGAGCTCGCTCAGCGTCGCGCTCTGCGCGTTCAGCATCTGCTTGATCTCGTTGACGTCGCTCGTGAGCGAGTCTGGCAACGAGACCTCCGAGGTCTGCATCGACGATTTCAACGCGTTCACGCGTGTGATCATCTCCTGCTCGACGCTCGTCACTCGCTTGCTCAACTCCCGCTGAGAGTCCACCAAGGCGAGGAGCGCTTCCTCGATCTTCTTCAGCTGCTCTGAGCTCGCGGAGGGCGGCGTCGAGCTGCTCTCCATCTTCTGCAAGGCCCTGGACATCGTCCATCTCCCGTTCTCGCATGATGCGTTCGTTCATCGTGTTGTGGAGCGAGCTCCACTGGTAATCAGCACCGAGCTTGCGGGCCGTGCAGGCTGCCTTCGATCTGCCGAACCGCCTCACCTCGTCGTTGTCATCGACGAGTGCGTACGTCACGCTCGGGTCTCGTCCCTCGGCCTCGCTCTTTGCGCTCGTCTTCTTCTCGATCGAGACGCCGTGCTCGCGCGCAACCTGACGGAGGCTCTCGAAGTCCACTGAGCGAGGGTCAAGCAGGGCCTCGTCCACGCGATCCGCGAGGAACTCACGCCAGGTGTTCTTGTCGAGCTCATCCACGGTGAGCCCCTGTGCGGTCGCACCGGAACGGGACCGATTGACATCGTGAGCGAGAGCAGCAGGCTCCAAGACCTGCAAGCCCATCTCTTTCATCACCTTGTCGTTGGCTCTCTTGAGCACCCAATGAGCAAGGCCGTTCTCACGAGCTGCCTTCCCCGTCACGAGATCGACGTTCGCGATCGTCACGTGCGCGTGCGGGTTGCCCCCTTCACTATCGAGATGGACCACAACATCACACGGACTGTTGGGCGCGACCTCCTTCGCGAGTGCATAGGCAGCGTCACACACGATCTGAGGCGTTGCCGGATCACTCGGATCGAGCTCGTCGGAAGAGAACGACTGGATCACCATGAGCGCTTGGTTCTTACGACCTGTGCCCTTGAGCATCGACTCGATCTTCGTGATCGCGTCATAGGGGTTGCGGAAGTCAGACCGCCATGCAGCCGCACGAGACTGCTTCACATTGGTGGGCCTCCCGTAGTGCGCGTACATGATCGCCGCTGCCGCCCGCACTGTCGTTGTCTGTTTGGTGATGCTCATGACGACATCTCCTTCGCTATCGCGAGGAGCGTCGCCGTCACACGACGCAGAGCGTCGATGTCCGGCTCCACACCAGCCCACCCTTGCCGGGCGAGCTGGTTGACATTGACGCCCACGGCGTTGACCTCACCGATCAATCGCAACACGTCGCGATTGACCGGCTTCGGCGCGGGCGCACCATCGAGATAGTCGATGGCGGCCCTGATCGCCCCCGACTCTGCGAGCCGGTAGCGTTGCGCAACGCGGGTGAGCTGTGCGCTCTCCTCATCGGAGAGCCGCACCGTCACCCGCGACTCACGAGCCTGTCGGCTCGTGATCCTCCGGTCCCCGCCACGGACTTGCACATTGCTGTGCTCGTCCGTGGCGTGGACCTCCGGCTGGGTGGGCGCGCCCTTGACGCTCGTCTCGTTCCGAGCCGAGCTAAGGGGTGTTAACGCCCACCGGCCAGCAGACGCCCTGTCTGACGACAGGACGTGCTGGCCAAGGGGGTCGGTGCCCGCCCCCTTGGATCCCCCCCAGCAGACTCGCTTCACGACTCGCCACGATAACCACCCCATCCGGTCTGGTTGTCGGTCTCATCGTTACGCTCGGCGTTCTGCTCAGCATCGTTCGCTTCGCTCTCGACCTGAGCAGCAGCGCGACGCTTCGCAGCGGCACGCTGAGCAGCCGCACGCCGCTTCGCGTTCTGCTCGTCGATGCGTGCTCGTGCTCGATCGACGAGCGTTCGTACGCTCACCTGCTCAGCGTTCTCGATCTCGTCGAGAACGCTCATGATCGCCTCAGCGAAACGGGAGCGTTCCTTCTGCTCGGCGTCGCGCTTCTTCTCGCGAAGTCGTTCGACCTTCGCGAGCGCGTCCGCGATTTCCTTGTCGAGGTTAGCCATGATGGTGTCCTTTCCTAGTTGTTGGTTGTGTTGATCGTCTGTCCGGCGAGGAACGCCGTTGCGGCCTGCTCGGCCCCCTCGTGGAGCTCCTCCTGTGTGGCAGTCTCAGCCATCACGATCCGCTCGTCGACGGCACGCACCGGCTGCTGCTCCTCAGGCTGCACGTCCTCGTCGGTCGTTATCGCCGTCGTCGAGGTCAGCCGCACAAGGCCCCGACCGCGCGGACGATTGTTGAAGAACGTCGGGTTGCCGAAAAAGGTCTCTGCCCACTCCACCGCGATCGTTAACTTGTACTCATTCATCACCGGCTCGCCCGTCCAGTACTGTCCCCAAGAGATTGGGTTCTCATCACGACCCATCAACCTGAACCGCTGCGGGTTCTCGCCGTCCACGATCGACTTGAGACGGTCGCGGAACTTCCGATATGAGATCACGCGGCCCGACGGATTCGTCTTCTTGAACCACGCGCAAAACAGTGCGAAGAGGAACTCGACGGGAAGCACAGATGAAAGCAGTCGATCGCCGACTTCCGACCACCAAGCCCGAACCGGATCGTTATTGAGCTTCACGTCCTCGCCGAGCTCGACGGCCTTCGCTCCGACGATGAAGTCGTCGAAGTCGGGCAGCTCAAGGGCGACCTTGAGGACGTACTCAAGCACCTCGGGATCCCGCATGAACGTGTCCTTGATCGTCGGGTCTCGACGCCCCGTGAAGCACTTGTCGAAGGGGAGGAACGCGAACCGCCGCCACAGCGAATCGGTCTTATCGGCGAACTCAGGAAGATCGTTGAGGCACTGCACCATGACCCCGTGTGGACGCCACTGGACGGCACGCTGGTTCTTCCGGTCGATCGTGATGACCTCATGCGTGATGTACTGCTTCAAGTCGCTCGCAGTCTCGGTGAAGACACTCACCGAATTCTCGTCGGTAAAGACCGCCGACTTGCCGAAGAGCGGCTCGGTGCCGAAGCGGTCAGAGAACTTCTTGAGGGGCACGGACGCCCAATTGCCAGCACCGACGAGCTCCTTGAGGAGCACGAGCAGTGTGCCCTTGCCGCCCTCGCCCTTGGACGAGTAGAAGCACACGGCCTTGTCGTAATTCTTATGGACGCGCAGCGCAGCTGTGATCGTCTGCCAGACGAGTGCAACCCGTTCCAGATCACCCGTGAAAAGGTCCGCCAGCCAGGCGTTGAACTCCCAGGGCGAGCCGTCCTTCAGTGTCCGTGTCGGAGATACGGCGTTCGGGTTGTAGGCGGTCATGCACTTCGTCAGGTACACGCGATCCGGCGAGAACGCCTCAAGCGTGCGCGTCTCGACGTTATAGATGCCGTTGTCCACCGGGACAAGGTGAGGCTCGGTGCACTCGCTGACCATCGGCGCGAGCGAACGCAACTGCGCGTACACCTCGTTCACGAGATACGAGTTCGCCGTCTTCGTGTACGAGCTCAGAAGCTCGCGTACGCCCTCGCGCTCGGTGATCTCGCGGTACGTGCCCTCGAAACGACCCGATGCGTGATACCGCATGAGGGGCATCTTCGCTACCTCGTCAGTCTCCTCGCCGACGAGCACCACACGATGCTCGGCGGCAATGAACTGCGCGAGCATGAACGGCGGTAGGTTCTCCGGCGCGCTCCTGACGACGCAGCTGCCCTTGTTCTTCTTGATGATGGCAAGGAGGTTGCGGATCAGATCGAACGCCTTACGATCCATCCGTCGACCACGATTAGTCCCCGTCAGGCCCTCGGCGTTCGCCCAGCGGATCACCGTCTCAGAGATGAGGCTGTAGAACTCGCTCGGGGTGATGCACACGCCCTTGTCGATGAGGAAGAGGATGCTTTCCCGCACCTCATCTTCGATGGTATGCTCATAACTGAACTGATCGGCCCCCGTGTCCCCCTGGATGCGGGGGTCTTCATTTGTGTTGCTCATGCCGCACCTCCGAGAGCAACTCGAAGGCGGGCGATCTGCTCGTCGTTGAGGCGGGGAGCGGCGTCCACAAGGGCCGTGATGTGACGACTGACCGACTCATCGGAGCTCGTCGTGCCCACGCGATGCTCAGCGACGAACTCACGCAGATCGCCAAGCCTGTAAGCGACACTGCCACGCTGGCGACCGAGCCCATCAATGGCACCCGCGTATTTCACATACGCGGGGCCGCGCCCCTTCACGCGCCAGTTGTTCAGCGTCTTCACTGAGATACCAAGGAACTCGGCGGCCTCGGCTGAGGAGAGCGTGCGATCCGAGTCTGTACCCAGCTCGGAAAGCCTGGTTGCGGAGGACATGAAAAATGCCCCTTTCCCTGAGTAGGAAAGAGGCTTGTCACCGCCGATTCACCGGTCGGAAACCTCTGCTGTCACCCGCACGGGAGTGCTGTCACCCGCACGGGAGGATGACCTGCCCATCTGTGGGCGCGGCTCTATTCTCAGCACCATCCATCCCGTCGAGGATGATGTGAGGGTCAAAAGACCCCCAGACGGCCAATCCCATGCCGCCCCAGGCTCACCATCTCAGCGCGGGGATGTCGCACTGTGCCGAGGTTTTTGGGCTCGGCCCGATGGCTTGATCCGAGCCTAGCACATCTCTCCAAATCACTGCAAGCTCCTGTCATTCCCCCTTGTGACGTACGTTTCCTGCGCAACGCGGTGGAGTTTCGTTTCAACGTGTAGGGCGGCTGGGGCCTTGCGGTACGCCCGGTGTTAGACCCAATATCACTTAGTAAATGGTGAATCTTCGGGTGGTGGAGGATCGTGGTCTTGGGTCTTTGCGGACCGATTGTCGTTTAAAAACGAGTAACTGCCGAATCTGAGGTGGCTGACTGAGCTTATGCGGGCTGCTAGATTGCGGTGGGTGAAATAAAAAACCGGTACTGGAGCATCAAAGCGATACAAAGTTAGCGTCGGCCAGCAGCGTTTCAGATGGCCACTTTGGTGAGCCGCGCCAGGTCGGGGTAGTCCACGACCACACCGTCGGGGTCTAGGCTGAGTACGACGTCGACCTCGCGCGTGATCCACCCCGGAGAGGTGGTGAGCTCCCAGGTGGCGCGGTAGCGGTCGCAACGCTGGGTGCCGTGGGCGCTAAGGTGTGCGTCGTGAAGCGAAATGCTCGCGGTCCATGCGTACATTCCCCCGACCGTGACCAGAGCGCTACAATTTGTCATGCCCACTTCCCGCCTTGAGGCGTTTAGCGACGGTGTACTCGCGATCATCATCACGATCATGGTCTTGTCGTTCAAGGTGCCGGAAGGAAACACATGGCGTGTGTTGGTCGACACCACCGGGGTTTCCTTTCTGACCTATGTGCTGAGCTTCGCCTATGTCGGCATTTATTGGAACAACCACCACCACCTGCTGCATGCGGCGTCAAAACTGAGTGGGCGATCTTTGTGGGCGAATCACCACTGGCTGTTTTGGTTGAGTTTGCTTCCCTTTTCCACAGCGTGGGTAGATCAGGAAAGTTTAGCGAAAGTGCCAGTGATGTGTTACGGCGTTGTGTTGTTGCTGTGCGCGCTGGCCTATTTCATGCTTCAGGCTAGCCTCATGACTGAAGAAGGGCCCGAATCGCTGCTTCGGCAAGCTCTGAAGGTGGGCTGGGCCCGGATGGGAAGAAAAGACGTTCTGTCTTTGGTGCTGTATTTCGCGGGAATTATTCTCGCTGCCTGCGATGGCGTTGTGGCCCCAAGTCCGTACTTTTCCTGGGCGGGGATGGGGTGTTTCGTTATCGTCGCGTTTGTCTGGGTGGTGCCCGACCGCAGACTTGAACGGGCATTGCAGCGCGGAGATTGAGACACACAAAAGTTAGAAATGTTATCGCCTGAGCAGTCTTGGTGCTGTATCTGTCATCGATGTGCGTGACTGCCTGGGCTGTCTAGAGGCGACAGGCGAGGTAGCTCGACTCGTCGGTTGAGCGATTGTCGAGGTGTTGCGACGCGAGTATGCAGCGGCGGGGCGTAGACGTAATTTGTCGCTGCGTCTGTTTTTTGGATCTGCTTCGACTCGAAGTCGTACGTCGCACTTGAACGGTTCACATCAAGCGCAGCGGAGCATGAAGTGCGCGACACCAGGTAGAGCTTCTGGGTGTTTCTTTGAAATGTCTCAGGTTGTGATGCTCCTATATTGTGTCAAGCGCTTTTCAGAAATTTTTCGTAGGCCGATGCTAATTCCGTCAACGGACGTTTTCCAGTCTCGA
The Corynebacterium sp. BD556 genome window above contains:
- a CDS encoding recombinase family protein, yielding MNQPPSSPVRAAIYLRISLDREMDGLAIERQREDCENLAKYRRWEVVETNVDQSISASDKTKKRPAYLRMISDYEAGLLDAIVCYDLDRLTRQPRELEDWIDRAESRGLLLVTANGDADFSTDGGRMYARIKAAVARAEVERKGARQSRAHVQRARQGRPPKGVRPLGYTTAGELIEHEAEAVRAIFAAFLRGDSLAGIARALSGAQGDGEGSGVPHLPLHSRTIVLERNARREAEGKNPRPVPEDGPWSASTVLGILRNPRYAGYSVYTSKDTRRQEAGESRRKALRDNLVKDEHWELVLGQWEPIVEADEWWTVQNLLDDPARVTNRSGSTVRKHLGAGLFRCGMCGEPVRTRARYYSCKAGHLNRTRDAIDDFVRALVVERLGRKDLRRRRKQADPEVKDAFSERIAEQRARIARAERDYDSQVIEGQDLARIRKGARAEIARLEAERLASGTGTVLQPILGTPDPAAAFLEAPMALQRAVIDTLMTVRLRRAKQGKKGFDPESVEIVWKQ
- a CDS encoding helix-turn-helix domain-containing protein encodes the protein MSSATRLSELGTDSDRTLSSAEAAEFLGISVKTLNNWRVKGRGPAYVKYAGAIDGLGRQRGSVAYRLGDLREFVAEHRVGTTSSDESVSRHITALVDAAPRLNDEQIARLRVALGGAA
- a CDS encoding DNA primase family protein, with product MSNTNEDPRIQGDTGADQFSYEHTIEDEVRESILFLIDKGVCITPSEFYSLISETVIRWANAEGLTGTNRGRRMDRKAFDLIRNLLAIIKKNKGSCVVRSAPENLPPFMLAQFIAAEHRVVLVGEETDEVAKMPLMRYHASGRFEGTYREITEREGVRELLSSYTKTANSYLVNEVYAQLRSLAPMVSECTEPHLVPVDNGIYNVETRTLEAFSPDRVYLTKCMTAYNPNAVSPTRTLKDGSPWEFNAWLADLFTGDLERVALVWQTITAALRVHKNYDKAVCFYSSKGEGGKGTLLVLLKELVGAGNWASVPLKKFSDRFGTEPLFGKSAVFTDENSVSVFTETASDLKQYITHEVITIDRKNQRAVQWRPHGVMVQCLNDLPEFADKTDSLWRRFAFLPFDKCFTGRRDPTIKDTFMRDPEVLEYVLKVALELPDFDDFIVGAKAVELGEDVKLNNDPVRAWWSEVGDRLLSSVLPVEFLFALFCAWFKKTNPSGRVISYRKFRDRLKSIVDGENPQRFRLMGRDENPISWGQYWTGEPVMNEYKLTIAVEWAETFFGNPTFFNNRPRGRGLVRLTSTTAITTDEDVQPEEQQPVRAVDERIVMAETATQEELHEGAEQAATAFLAGQTINTTNN
- the ychF gene encoding redox-regulated ATPase YchF, which produces MSLTLGIVGLPNVGKSTLFNALTRNDVLAANYPFATIEPNVGLVELPDPRLKRLAEIFGSERILPATVSFVDIAGIVKGASKGEGMGNAFLANIREADAICQVVRAFSDDNVIHVDGKVDPGSDISVINTELILADLQTIEKALPRLEKEARTAKDLAATVAEVKKAQEILESDRTLFAAAKAGEIDLALLRELHLMTAKPFLYVFNSDESVLSDDTRKTELRNLVAPAKAVFLDAQSETELLELDEDEAAELLAAVGQDEPGLQTLAKAGFETLGLQTYLTAGPKEARAWTIHQGDTAPKAAGVIHTDFEKGFIKAEIVSFTDLDELGSMAEARAHGKVRQEGKDYVMADGDVVEFRTGLTSKK
- a CDS encoding TMEM175 family protein, whose product is MPTSRLEAFSDGVLAIIITIMVLSFKVPEGNTWRVLVDTTGVSFLTYVLSFAYVGIYWNNHHHLLHAASKLSGRSLWANHHWLFWLSLLPFSTAWVDQESLAKVPVMCYGVVLLLCALAYFMLQASLMTEEGPESLLRQALKVGWARMGRKDVLSLVLYFAGIILAACDGVVAPSPYFSWAGMGCFVIVAFVWVVPDRRLERALQRGD
- a CDS encoding relaxase/mobilization nuclease domain-containing protein; the protein is MSITKQTTTVRAAAAIMYAHYGRPTNVKQSRAAAWRSDFRNPYDAITKIESMLKGTGRKNQALMVIQSFSSDELDPSDPATPQIVCDAAYALAKEVAPNSPCDVVVHLDSEGGNPHAHVTIANVDLVTGKAARENGLAHWVLKRANDKVMKEMGLQVLEPAALAHDVNRSRSGATAQGLTVDELDKNTWREFLADRVDEALLDPRSVDFESLRQVAREHGVSIEKKTSAKSEAEGRDPSVTYALVDDNDEVRRFGRSKAACTARKLGADYQWSSLHNTMNERIMREREMDDVQGLAEDGEQLDAALRELRAAEEDRGSAPRLGGLSAGVEQASDERRAGDDHTRERVEIVDADLGGLVARLAHERRQRDQADAERAERDAERARRDRERQARRENERRLHSQRLRAGSTQHDEEARSLAADDDYGLG
- a CDS encoding cadmium resistance transporter — its product is MLATMIQAVGLFVATNIDDVIVLSLFFARGAGRAGTTRRIVVGQYLGFLGILGAALLTTWGASLALPESAIPYFGLVPLLLGLRAAWEAWQGEDDDELDDRKKVAPLTVAAVTFANGGDNIGVYVPVFLSVSPASILTYCAVFLLFVAVLVAIAKFVATRPGINEVLEKSEHILFPLVLIILGVVILVQGGAFGL
- the cmtR gene encoding Cd(II)/Pb(II)-sensing metalloregulatory transcriptional regulator CmtR codes for the protein MLTIASRLDALNRIGRALADPTRARILLSLLDAPSYPAELAQSLDLTRSNVSNHLACLRDCGIVVAEMQGRKVRYDIADHHLRDALTSLVEVTLAVNDAAPCLDPACSNSACQEVR